Proteins encoded together in one Prunus dulcis chromosome 3, ALMONDv2, whole genome shotgun sequence window:
- the LOC117623490 gene encoding uncharacterized protein LOC117623490, with protein sequence MGGCMSTPSKTIKLRKKHCQRVIKRHRKATCSASDSTKKRNTSFKKIYSDAGARVSDYAVSEFVHVDFENGATTTHRRSKVSNSTFHLAQLQWNLSQYDANVICQEEAWFDSVSILESDSDDDFISIHGDGFPLASNPIGNISSGQVLQYERSARFVDNGCKYEEYQSYMKIDGGKSDKITGKDERRESNRFSLISTQGYELSRLGKADEVCSKRKNILDHSYGSFKGLREDGRDSNEKIQDNALKSGLSRLVPSVSFNDKILGAQSLVPQSQRKPSAVFRLSFKRRSCDAEETIEQCQSKRFLYRPRPGYMIPCCRVEKPTSGSWSEIPPSTFKLRGQNYFKDKRKSPAPNYSPYTPIGVDVFVCPKKIHHIAQHLELPNVKANGKVPPLLVVNIQLPTYPAAMFLGDSDGEGMSLVMYFKASENFDKDISPQFQDSIKKMVDDETEKVKGFAKDSTVPFRERLKILAGVVNPEDLGLSSAEKKLVHAYNDKPVLSRPQHNFYKGPNYFEIDLDIHRFSYISRKGLESFRERLKNGILDFGLTIQAQKQEELPEQVLCCMRLNKIDFVDHGQIPGLVTLDDDES encoded by the exons TGCTCTGCTTCAGATAGtaccaagaaaagaaataccagtttcaagaaaatatatagtGATGCAGGAGCTCGCGTGAGTGACTATGCTGTCAGTGAGTTTGTTCATGTGGACTTTGAGAATGGTGCAACAACTACTCACAGAAGATCTAAGGTTTCTAATTCAACATTCCATCTCGCCCAGCTGCAGTGGAACCTCAGTCAATATGATGCGAATG TAATTTGCCAAGAGGAAGCTTGGTTTGACTCAGTCAGTATTCTGGAGTCTGATTCAGATGATGACTTTATCAGTATACATGGAG ATGGTTTTCCATTAGCAAGCAATCCAATTGGGAATATCTCAAGTGGCCAAGTACTTCAGTATGAAAGATCTGCTCGCTTTGTTGATAATGGGTGTAAGTATGAAGAATACCAAAGCTATATGAAAATAGATGGAGGTAAATCAGATAAAATCACAGGCAAAGATGAGCGCAGGGAATCAAATCGGTTTTCGCTTATTAGTACCCAGGGCTATGAGCTTTCACGCTTAGGGAAGGCTGATGAAGTTTGCAGTAAGAGGAAGAATATATTAGATCACTCTTATGGAAGCTTTAAAGGACTTAGAGAGGATGGACGTGATTCTAATGAAAAAATTCAAGACAATGCCCTGAAATCCGGGTTATCTCGATTGGTACCTTCTGTAAGTTTCAACGATAAGATTCTAGGTGCACAGAGTTTGGTTCCACAGTCCCAGAGAAAGCCATCAGCAGTGTTTAGGCTTTCTTTTAAAAGGAGATCCTGTGATGCAGAAGAAACCATTGAACAAT GTCAATCAAAAAGGTTTCTGTATCGGCCTAGACCAGGATATATGATTCCATGTTGTAGAGTAGAGAAGCCGACTTCAGGATCTTGGTCTGAGATTCCACCCTCAACTTTTAAACTCCGTGGCCAGAACTATTTCAA AGATAAACGAAAGTCGCCTGCTCCGAACTACAGTCCATATACTCCAATAGGTGTTGATGTGTTTGTATGCCCCAAAAAGATACATCACATTGCCCAGCATCTTGAACTTCCCAATGTGAAAGCAAACGGAAAAGTGCCTCCACTCCTTGTTGTAAACATAcag TTGCCTACTTATCCTGCTGCAATGTTTCTTGGTGATAGTGATGGAGAGGGGATGAGTCTTGTAATGTATTTCAAAGCTTCTGAGAATTTTGATAAAGACATCTCTCCTCAATTCCAGGACAGCATCAAG AAAATGGTTGACGATGAGACGGAAAAAGTGAAAGGATTCGCAAAGGACTCCACTGTACCTTTTAGAGAAAGACTAAAGATCTTGGCTGGGGTGGTAAATCCTGAAGATCTTGGTCTGAGTTCTGCTGAGAAGAAGCTTGTACATGCATATAATGACAAACCAGTTCTTTCACGCCCCCAGCACAATTTTTACAAG GGTCCTAACTACTTTGAGATTGATCTGGACATTCATCGCTTCAGCTACATATCAAGGAAGGGTCTCGAATCGTTTCGAGAACGCCTAAAAAACGGAATACTGGATTTTGGTTTAACTATCCAG GCACAAAAACAGGAAGAGTTGCCAGAGCAAGTGCTGTGTTGTATGAGACTGAACAAGATAGATTTTGTAGATCATGGCCAAATTCCGGGTCTAGTGAcccttgatgatgatgaatcaTGA